The following coding sequences are from one uncultured Desulfobacter sp. window:
- a CDS encoding C4-type zinc ribbon domain-containing protein, producing MSKPDIATLVKLQEAETQIVRLNDVLIAVEKKKNKLASRLKQFAAALKENTEELDMLKKNCLDAENEIKIVDARIIKSNETLRNVSTNKEYQVLLREVDDNKKRKDALETELLQIMEEREKSQAIVDESTKEYQQLEEQVKAEQNQIEEQTTKDRKLLDEYLESQKEIGASLDPKLLDRFKRISKMNQGSAVAEAEDQVCTGCFMNIPPQLYIEVQRGNKLIFCPQCSRILYYRKH from the coding sequence ATGTCAAAACCAGATATTGCCACCCTTGTAAAACTCCAGGAGGCTGAAACCCAAATAGTTCGTCTAAATGACGTTCTGATAGCGGTTGAAAAAAAGAAAAACAAACTGGCATCCAGGCTGAAACAGTTTGCCGCAGCGCTCAAGGAAAATACTGAAGAACTTGACATGCTAAAAAAGAATTGCCTTGACGCTGAAAATGAAATAAAAATTGTTGATGCACGTATTATCAAAAGCAATGAAACCCTCCGCAATGTAAGCACGAATAAAGAGTATCAGGTGTTGCTCAGGGAAGTGGATGATAATAAAAAAAGAAAAGATGCCTTGGAGACAGAGCTGTTACAGATCATGGAAGAGCGGGAAAAGTCCCAGGCCATTGTGGATGAAAGCACAAAAGAGTACCAACAGCTTGAAGAACAGGTCAAAGCTGAACAGAACCAGATCGAAGAACAAACCACCAAAGACCGTAAACTTCTTGATGAATACCTTGAAAGCCAGAAAGAGATCGGTGCAAGTCTGGATCCTAAATTATTAGATCGATTCAAACGCATTTCAAAAATGAACCAGGGGTCTGCGGTTGCCGAGGCAGAGGACCAGGTGTGCACCGGGTGTTTTATGAATATTCCCCCCCAATTGTACATCGAAGTTCAGCGTGGAAATAAATTGATTTTCTGTCCCCAGTGCAGCAGAATTCTTTATTACAGGAAACATTAA
- a CDS encoding Nif3-like dinuclear metal center hexameric protein: MPTVGQIIDIIDQIAPFALAESWDNSGLQVGDYEWSVSKVLIALDVTDQALAQAEKSGCDMLITHHPLIMSPEKQIDFSKMPGSAILISARSRIAVVSAHTNLDKAQGGLNDYLAEKLDIYCTDVFLADAVTSDAPDQLQGLGRIGRLGEPMPLKQLACRIKEKLGIPRVRLIGNPENMVSTAALCSGSGGSLTAQFIDSGMDVYITGDLKYHEAREIEFHGKSAVDVGHFSSESIAVTLFKNRLGQMFDAEKLKIIINTYDQEQDPFLTI, encoded by the coding sequence GGACTTCAGGTCGGTGATTACGAATGGTCGGTGTCCAAGGTTTTAATTGCACTGGATGTCACGGACCAGGCACTGGCCCAGGCGGAGAAGTCCGGATGTGACATGCTGATTACCCATCATCCCCTGATCATGTCACCGGAAAAGCAGATTGATTTTTCCAAAATGCCGGGATCTGCCATTCTCATCAGTGCCAGGTCCCGGATTGCGGTGGTGAGTGCCCATACAAATCTGGATAAAGCCCAGGGGGGGCTGAACGACTATCTTGCCGAAAAATTGGATATTTATTGCACAGATGTTTTTCTTGCCGATGCAGTGACAAGTGACGCACCGGACCAACTTCAAGGCCTTGGCCGGATCGGTCGGCTTGGTGAACCCATGCCCCTTAAACAACTGGCCTGCCGGATTAAGGAAAAGTTGGGAATTCCCCGGGTGCGACTCATCGGTAATCCCGAAAATATGGTGTCAACTGCGGCCCTATGTTCGGGATCAGGCGGCTCTTTGACCGCTCAATTTATTGACTCCGGGATGGATGTCTATATCACAGGAGATCTGAAATACCACGAGGCACGGGAGATCGAGTTTCATGGTAAATCCGCAGTGGATGTCGGCCACTTCTCTTCCGAGTCCATTGCCGTAACGCTTTTTAAAAATCGTCTTGGGCAGATGTTTGATGCCGAAAAATTAAAAATTATAATTAATACATATGATCAGGAACAAGATCCATTTTTAACCATATGA